The following proteins are co-located in the Leptospira weilii genome:
- a CDS encoding helix-turn-helix domain-containing protein, whose amino-acid sequence MSTIKGHTRNGSLLKLTQPSLSANGIHLVETQEILIPKDKRKSLTSKEAAAYLNLSIRSFNRHVIDHEIPYIEWGPRTRRFLISDLDRISQTLKTTKQIY is encoded by the coding sequence ATGTCTACAATTAAGGGCCATACTCGCAACGGATCTTTACTCAAATTAACTCAACCGTCGTTATCCGCCAATGGGATTCATCTCGTTGAAACCCAAGAAATACTCATACCAAAGGACAAACGGAAGTCGCTGACTTCAAAAGAAGCGGCGGCCTATTTGAATCTTTCGATTAGGTCCTTTAACCGACATGTGATTGATCACGAGATACCGTATATAGAATGGGGACCTCGAACCAGAAGATTTCTAATCTCGGATCTCGATCGCATTTCTCAAACTCTCAAAACTACAAAACAAATTTACTAA
- a CDS encoding helix-turn-helix domain-containing protein produces MNNSEKIATQADRLRIIAEEQSLKKAKIARIGGVTATAVANYMAGIRQIPFELAYGLMKSFGYNPFWLILGEGEKRFSPGAWQLLNTGHDELFEKIDRERIFVKQIEAKKIQKIIERILDLDQSDFALFKTVFDRMFPPETPE; encoded by the coding sequence ATGAATAATAGTGAGAAAATTGCAACTCAGGCGGACCGACTGCGGATTATAGCCGAAGAACAAAGTCTGAAAAAAGCAAAAATTGCACGGATAGGCGGGGTGACGGCAACAGCTGTAGCGAACTATATGGCAGGAATTAGGCAAATTCCTTTCGAACTCGCCTATGGATTGATGAAAAGTTTCGGATATAACCCGTTTTGGTTGATTTTGGGAGAAGGAGAAAAACGTTTTTCACCGGGGGCGTGGCAGTTGCTAAATACGGGCCACGATGAATTATTTGAGAAAATAGATCGAGAAAGGATTTTCGTGAAACAAATCGAGGCGAAAAAAATTCAAAAAATAATCGAACGAATTTTAGATTTAGATCAGTCGGATTTTGCCTTATTTAAGACGGTTTTTGATCGGATGTTTCCTCCCGAAACGCCCGAATAA
- a CDS encoding helix-turn-helix domain-containing protein — protein sequence MSRENYGITDIFMNSRIKKIYEDSGLTQIDFATKLGISHGSLNDLLTGRSKKPSHKTILAMRTEFNINPLWLLTGEGPMFASAEDVDRSNRLNAEFGLLHRLRPLPKLRKIITILEKIPESKLDQVEGILKTFMEK from the coding sequence TTGTCAAGAGAAAATTACGGTATTACCGACATTTTTATGAATTCTCGTATAAAAAAAATCTATGAGGATTCCGGATTAACTCAGATAGATTTTGCAACAAAATTGGGGATTTCCCATGGATCGTTGAATGATTTGTTGACCGGACGATCAAAAAAACCCAGTCATAAGACAATCCTTGCAATGCGAACGGAGTTTAATATTAATCCGCTTTGGCTATTGACAGGCGAAGGTCCTATGTTTGCCAGCGCGGAGGATGTAGATAGATCGAATCGATTGAATGCTGAATTTGGTCTTTTACATCGCTTGAGACCTTTGCCAAAACTGCGAAAAATCATAACGATTCTCGAAAAAATTCCAGAATCAAAGCTTGATCAGGTGGAAGGGATTCTAAAAACCTTTATGGAAAAATAG
- a CDS encoding LIC13344 family protein produces the protein MHHNITGAASNIQTSSSDMLSDFEETLISNVADSVKEKFPTFDWRRDDHSEMSDKQIVALYLVKNDIAQICGNDKEAIQEFMSILEYIFDEEFSE, from the coding sequence ATGCACCACAACATAACCGGAGCCGCTTCTAACATACAAACTTCTTCTTCGGATATGCTCTCAGATTTTGAAGAAACGCTGATCTCAAACGTGGCGGACTCAGTAAAGGAGAAATTTCCGACGTTCGATTGGAGACGAGACGATCATAGCGAGATGAGCGATAAGCAAATCGTCGCTCTCTATCTGGTAAAAAACGACATCGCCCAAATCTGCGGAAATGATAAGGAAGCGATCCAGGAGTTTATGAGTATTCTCGAATATATTTTTGATGAGGAGTTCTCAGAATGA
- a CDS encoding IclR family transcriptional regulator produces MNPLKSKPKTKNIDLTILKVFLTYPSIFRHYADVALLTSNQGKIRTIHRSLERLYQAELLKKYRFSSYLNAELINSLYGKKTALRENLSSSTEYSTDRTVGIELQLIKHFISDTSGLWTITELALLLARSSATIQHNLNALVEHGLVMRNAVDNLKNKTNPVQYKLAPDFAMNLSSDKPKILKTIQETITQ; encoded by the coding sequence ATGAACCCACTAAAATCTAAACCGAAAACAAAAAACATAGATTTAACGATTTTGAAGGTATTTCTCACGTATCCGTCAATTTTTAGACATTATGCCGATGTCGCGCTCCTCACATCGAACCAGGGAAAAATCCGGACGATACATCGCTCCTTGGAAAGGCTGTATCAGGCGGAACTTCTCAAAAAATATAGATTCAGTTCTTATCTAAACGCCGAACTAATCAATTCTCTCTACGGTAAAAAAACAGCTCTGCGGGAAAATCTTTCATCATCCACAGAATATTCAACAGACCGCACCGTTGGAATAGAACTGCAACTGATCAAACACTTCATTTCGGATACATCCGGTCTTTGGACAATAACCGAACTTGCTCTTTTGCTGGCTCGATCCAGTGCAACGATTCAACACAACCTCAACGCGTTAGTCGAACACGGCTTAGTGATGCGTAACGCGGTGGACAATTTGAAAAACAAAACAAACCCGGTGCAGTATAAACTCGCCCCCGATTTCGCAATGAACTTATCTTCCGATAAACCAAAAATTTTGAAAACTATTCAGGAGACAATCACACAATGA
- a CDS encoding DDE-type integrase/transposase/recombinase gives MWRNASSRSDKKRIVLTFAEQFGVSKETIYDRFREIENGVSRTIVAGYSGVAQIRKSQDQLEEEKAHMVTIAMIKRGGKVGKQGYGVSTELAITAAENEGLIPRGKYTRSTADRLLNQLGISTKLIDTPSVATELISPYPNHCWIVDATMKNHYFLNIKKNRIDYRDDIKYDSSHAMDILEKHDLKRIWDYFIVDNYSKSYLMMTFAPDPKTIGAKHGGENTEDWITFLTYAMQAKSNLQIPIQGIPKLIFCDEGSGLNSNHMKSFLGRLGIEVRTHLPGHASAKGAVEARVGAYKRTFGVTINRNRIYSLDELRNYDNRYLIFDNNKSGAFQRWVDGTKDHPITKATRKNIQDALVTEDEKVITRYGTIQIDKQQFFVSSELPRGTKVVVFTNSEGKKCAQTDDGKIFQVKPYGKIQRNIETFEISDGRGHEVRVSELQQLRKHIQETSQKFKETIKQESYLRDTNITFFPAQGEDAETHVAMAPSKILKVDEAITYVFNETGFTADEIGEEDLVAMREVFRKFIDQYGHVPADTLYKIVNIYLGTGTNG, from the coding sequence ATGTGGAGAAACGCATCTTCACGTTCGGATAAGAAAAGAATCGTTCTTACGTTTGCGGAACAATTCGGAGTTTCCAAGGAAACGATCTATGATCGTTTCCGAGAAATCGAGAACGGTGTTTCGAGAACGATAGTGGCCGGTTATTCAGGAGTTGCACAGATTCGAAAATCTCAGGATCAACTCGAAGAAGAAAAAGCCCACATGGTGACGATTGCGATGATCAAGCGCGGGGGAAAAGTTGGAAAACAAGGTTACGGAGTTTCCACAGAACTGGCAATTACCGCCGCCGAAAACGAAGGACTAATTCCGCGCGGGAAATACACAAGATCAACTGCTGATCGTTTACTCAATCAACTTGGAATTTCAACGAAGCTGATTGATACACCATCAGTAGCGACAGAACTCATTAGTCCGTATCCGAATCACTGTTGGATAGTAGATGCAACGATGAAGAATCATTATTTTTTGAATATTAAAAAGAACAGAATCGATTATAGAGACGATATCAAATACGATTCTTCGCATGCGATGGATATTTTAGAAAAACATGATTTAAAACGAATTTGGGATTACTTCATCGTAGATAACTATTCGAAATCTTACTTGATGATGACGTTCGCTCCAGATCCAAAAACGATCGGAGCGAAACACGGAGGAGAAAATACAGAAGATTGGATTACGTTTTTGACATATGCGATGCAGGCTAAAAGCAATTTGCAAATCCCTATCCAGGGAATTCCAAAACTTATTTTTTGTGACGAAGGTTCCGGTTTAAATTCGAATCACATGAAATCTTTTCTTGGTCGGCTTGGGATCGAGGTTAGAACTCACTTACCCGGCCACGCAAGCGCGAAAGGTGCGGTCGAGGCACGAGTCGGAGCGTATAAGCGAACCTTCGGAGTTACGATCAACAGAAATAGAATTTATTCCCTCGATGAATTAAGAAATTATGATAATCGCTATTTGATCTTTGACAACAATAAGAGCGGGGCATTTCAACGATGGGTGGATGGGACAAAAGACCATCCGATTACGAAAGCAACTCGTAAAAACATTCAAGACGCTCTTGTTACCGAAGACGAGAAAGTTATCACCAGATACGGAACGATCCAAATCGATAAACAACAATTTTTTGTAAGTTCAGAACTACCGCGCGGAACTAAGGTCGTTGTATTTACAAACAGCGAAGGGAAGAAATGCGCTCAAACCGATGACGGTAAAATCTTCCAAGTAAAACCGTATGGAAAGATTCAACGCAACATAGAGACATTCGAAATTTCCGATGGACGAGGACATGAAGTCCGCGTTTCAGAACTTCAACAATTACGAAAACATATTCAAGAAACTTCCCAAAAGTTTAAAGAAACGATCAAACAAGAATCCTATCTACGTGACACAAATATAACATTCTTCCCCGCACAAGGGGAGGATGCGGAGACACATGTTGCAATGGCTCCCTCGAAAATTTTAAAAGTGGATGAGGCGATTACGTACGTATTCAACGAAACCGGATTTACCGCGGATGAAATCGGTGAGGAGGATCTGGTAGCAATGCGTGAAGTTTTCAGGAAGTTCATCGATCAATACGGACACGTTCCGGCTGATACACTTTACAAAATCGTAAACATATATCTCGGAACCGGAACGAACGGTTAA
- a CDS encoding ATP-binding protein: MKELLQVREETNNALEECEDVFVETKNAKRVLKFCKDVIKRNQWAVVTGKAGAGKSEIRKELLRQLRKSKSNIVLEVPVFHSVQPRSAAIMKEIIRAINPDVHVPGSIESKYRLLRSVLTDALDSGYKVVIVFEESHNLSHNMMRELKLIHEIEAMGKTHLFAMVMFLQATPRFGEIFRTREIGKRVLVEEMNLPTSEEAIEIAEKRFNLSFKDDSAKSDFLDTTGEYPASIKHLAQSLWLLPDFNGVVTRTTLTTLKAQAFKEALLEHKISNRMIQRFIKREIKEDLSVGFINESLNHKRNGSKADAVRDLASKLLNDAREEARAV; this comes from the coding sequence ATGAAGGAGTTACTACAAGTGAGAGAAGAAACTAACAACGCACTGGAAGAATGCGAAGATGTATTCGTTGAGACTAAAAATGCAAAACGAGTATTGAAATTTTGTAAGGACGTGATTAAACGAAATCAGTGGGCAGTAGTCACAGGAAAAGCCGGTGCTGGCAAATCAGAAATCAGAAAGGAACTTTTGCGACAACTTAGAAAATCTAAATCTAATATTGTTCTTGAAGTTCCGGTATTTCATTCAGTGCAGCCTCGTTCCGCCGCAATTATGAAGGAAATTATTAGAGCAATAAACCCGGATGTTCACGTTCCTGGTTCGATCGAATCGAAATATAGACTGCTTCGAAGCGTATTGACTGACGCTCTCGATTCTGGTTACAAGGTCGTGATAGTTTTCGAAGAGAGTCATAACCTTTCTCATAATATGATGCGGGAGTTAAAGCTCATTCATGAAATCGAGGCAATGGGAAAAACGCATTTATTTGCTATGGTGATGTTTCTACAAGCTACACCTCGATTTGGGGAAATATTTAGAACTCGTGAAATCGGAAAACGAGTTCTTGTCGAGGAGATGAATCTTCCAACGTCGGAAGAAGCGATAGAAATAGCAGAAAAAAGATTCAATTTAAGTTTCAAAGACGATTCTGCGAAATCCGATTTTCTGGATACAACTGGAGAATATCCGGCTTCAATCAAACATCTTGCTCAATCTTTGTGGTTGTTGCCGGATTTCAACGGAGTGGTAACAAGAACAACATTAACAACTCTGAAAGCACAGGCGTTCAAAGAAGCCCTGTTAGAACACAAGATTTCTAATCGAATGATTCAACGCTTTATTAAACGAGAAATCAAAGAAGACCTTTCTGTTGGATTCATAAACGAATCGCTCAACCACAAACGAAACGGATCAAAAGCGGACGCTGTTCGCGATCTTGCCAGCAAATTATTAAACGACGCACGGGAAGAAGCAAGAGCCGTCTAA
- a CDS encoding host-nuclease inhibitor Gam family protein: MAKKTPKGKVELPDNLYKNRADLTQAVAELGETKRERDRIKSEVDDQISQLTTELQTELTPLDLKIQHIVSGIKLYVDTNKDELFPDPEYRTCKLPTGELKLRKVPASVKTRTSSKLFEKILSENGLLEKFNNLVSKLGGIYLRVKLELNKEKILAEPLRATQKIGVQLNEENERLYITPSEIDAEIEAVGDAA, encoded by the coding sequence GTGGCAAAGAAAACACCGAAAGGGAAAGTTGAACTGCCGGATAATCTCTATAAAAATCGCGCCGATCTCACCCAAGCTGTAGCAGAGCTTGGGGAGACCAAACGCGAGAGAGATCGTATCAAAAGCGAGGTAGACGACCAAATCAGCCAGCTTACGACAGAACTCCAAACTGAACTTACCCCGCTGGATTTAAAAATCCAGCACATTGTTTCTGGTATTAAGCTCTACGTTGACACGAACAAGGACGAACTATTCCCAGATCCGGAGTATCGGACTTGTAAACTGCCAACAGGAGAGTTGAAACTTCGAAAAGTCCCGGCTTCGGTGAAGACTCGTACGTCCTCGAAACTATTCGAAAAGATTCTCTCAGAAAACGGTCTTTTGGAAAAGTTCAATAATCTCGTTTCAAAATTGGGCGGAATCTATCTCCGCGTAAAATTGGAACTGAATAAAGAAAAAATCTTAGCAGAACCTCTGAGGGCAACGCAAAAGATCGGAGTCCAGTTAAACGAGGAAAACGAACGTTTATATATCACTCCGAGTGAAATTGACGCCGAAATCGAAGCCGTGGGAGATGCCGCTTAA